In Zhaonella formicivorans, one DNA window encodes the following:
- a CDS encoding 4Fe-4S dicluster domain-containing protein → MASKTRLIIRPERCKGCEICLSFCNKQLLSVSNTFNQQGYRPVSLLSHERCNGCGACVLMCPDLALYLEGSVADEQSINEGK, encoded by the coding sequence TTGGCTAGTAAAACACGGCTAATAATTCGTCCGGAACGCTGCAAGGGCTGTGAAATTTGTCTGAGTTTTTGTAATAAGCAGCTGCTGTCGGTTTCAAACACTTTTAACCAGCAGGGGTACCGGCCTGTTAGTCTCTTATCCCATGAACGGTGCAACGGTTGCGGGGCATGTGTTTTAATGTGCCCCGACCTTGCACTGTATTTAGAAGGGAGCGTAGCCGATGAGCAAAGTATTAATGAAGGGAAATGA
- a CDS encoding Glu/Leu/Phe/Val family dehydrogenase, with protein sequence MELYKQINKAGYEQVVFYRDSDSGLKAIISVHSTVLGPALGGARMWAYDSEEDAIEDVLRLSKGMTYKAAVAGLNLGGGKAVIIGDSKKDKNEKLLRAFGKFVDSLQGRYITAEDVGTCQEDMNIISQETKYVTGIAPERGGSGDPSPFTALGVYQGIKAAVEKVYGTTDLKGKVVAVQGVGNVGYYLCQYLASEGARLIVSDINTGALERAQEKFEVEVVSPQEIFGVDCDIFAPCALGAVVNDATLPEFKCKIIAGGANNVLAEPRHGDLLHKSGILYMPDYVINAGGLINVAQQLYGYDQEIVRNKVLKIYDNCVNVLKLAEKENIATYLAADRVAEQRLAAAKTEVSKVG encoded by the coding sequence ATGGAACTGTACAAACAGATTAACAAAGCTGGCTATGAGCAGGTGGTTTTTTATCGGGACAGCGACAGCGGTCTTAAAGCAATAATTTCAGTCCATAGTACCGTTCTTGGCCCTGCTTTGGGTGGCGCGCGGATGTGGGCTTACGATTCGGAAGAAGATGCAATCGAAGATGTACTGCGTCTTTCAAAAGGAATGACCTATAAAGCTGCTGTTGCAGGACTTAACCTTGGCGGCGGGAAAGCTGTCATAATCGGTGATTCAAAAAAGGACAAAAACGAAAAGCTCCTTAGAGCTTTTGGAAAATTTGTAGACAGTTTGCAAGGACGATATATTACAGCCGAAGATGTGGGTACTTGCCAGGAAGATATGAATATTATTTCTCAGGAGACTAAATATGTAACAGGTATAGCACCGGAACGGGGTGGGAGCGGTGACCCCTCGCCGTTTACTGCCTTAGGAGTTTATCAAGGCATTAAAGCAGCAGTAGAAAAGGTTTATGGCACAACGGATTTAAAAGGAAAGGTTGTAGCAGTGCAAGGAGTGGGCAACGTAGGTTATTACCTCTGCCAGTATCTGGCCTCGGAAGGTGCCAGGTTGATAGTTAGCGATATTAATACAGGTGCACTTGAGAGAGCACAAGAAAAATTCGAGGTGGAGGTTGTCAGCCCCCAGGAAATCTTTGGTGTTGACTGCGATATTTTTGCCCCTTGTGCCCTTGGCGCGGTTGTAAATGATGCAACGCTCCCTGAGTTTAAATGTAAAATCATCGCCGGAGGCGCAAATAATGTACTGGCTGAACCGCGGCACGGCGACTTACTCCATAAGTCCGGTATTCTTTATATGCCCGATTACGTTATTAATGCCGGCGGTCTGATCAATGTGGCACAGCAGCTCTATGGCTACGATCAGGAAATTGTCAGGAACAAAGTGCTGAAAATTTATGACAACTGTGTCAATGTACTTAAATTAGCCGAGAAAGAAAATATTGCAACTTATCTGGCTGCGGACCGTGTAGCAGAGCAAAGACTGGCAGCTGCCAAAACAGAAGTGAGTAAAGTTGGCTAG
- a CDS encoding uroporphyrinogen decarboxylase family protein has translation MNSRERALMALQHKEPDRIPFDLAGTVTTGIHHIAYKNLLNYLGISKEEVKVAEIHQQLAAVHEDVLQRLKVDFRPVFSKLPSGWYPEFKEDDYYTHFIDQWGIGWRMPKDGGLYYDLESHPWANFTSPEEVANYRVPDPTDPARLDGVAEEARQLADSTNAALCLAGVSAGFMEMAYWLRGYEQFFIDLASNPKMAHAILDKTVEIKIKYWEKALQLLGDLIDVVVEADDFASQYGMIISPDTYRKFIKPRQKELFDTIKKNSKAFICFHSCGSVYNIIPDLIEVGVDALNPVQVSATNMDSKKLKKEFGDVLTFWGGGVDTQRILNHGTPQQVKDEVKRRIEDFAPGGGFVFTPVHNVQADVPPENYMAMWEAWEEYGKY, from the coding sequence TTGAATTCTAGAGAAAGAGCTTTAATGGCCTTACAGCACAAAGAACCGGACCGTATCCCCTTTGATCTGGCTGGTACTGTTACTACCGGGATTCACCATATTGCGTATAAAAATTTGTTGAATTACTTAGGTATTTCTAAAGAAGAGGTTAAAGTAGCTGAGATTCACCAGCAGTTGGCGGCAGTACACGAAGATGTCCTGCAGAGGTTAAAAGTAGATTTTCGTCCCGTATTTTCAAAGCTGCCGTCCGGATGGTACCCCGAATTTAAAGAGGACGATTACTACACCCATTTTATAGATCAGTGGGGTATCGGCTGGCGTATGCCCAAAGACGGAGGACTGTACTACGATCTGGAGTCTCATCCCTGGGCAAATTTTACAAGCCCGGAAGAAGTAGCTAATTATCGGGTGCCAGATCCAACAGATCCGGCGCGGCTAGATGGTGTAGCGGAAGAAGCACGGCAGCTGGCTGATTCAACAAATGCTGCCCTGTGTTTGGCAGGTGTTTCCGCAGGTTTTATGGAAATGGCCTACTGGTTAAGGGGATATGAACAATTTTTTATTGATCTTGCTTCAAACCCTAAAATGGCCCATGCTATCCTGGATAAGACTGTTGAGATTAAAATAAAGTATTGGGAAAAGGCTCTGCAGCTATTGGGGGATCTTATTGATGTTGTTGTGGAGGCTGATGATTTTGCCTCCCAGTATGGAATGATTATTTCTCCGGATACGTATCGAAAATTTATTAAACCCAGACAAAAGGAATTATTTGACACCATCAAGAAAAATTCGAAGGCTTTTATTTGTTTCCACTCTTGTGGTTCCGTCTATAACATTATTCCCGACCTAATAGAAGTTGGGGTTGACGCACTTAATCCTGTACAGGTCAGTGCAACGAACATGGATTCCAAAAAGCTCAAAAAAGAATTTGGTGATGTGCTGACTTTCTGGGGAGGTGGAGTAGATACCCAACGCATCCTGAACCATGGTACTCCCCAACAGGTTAAGGATGAAGTAAAACGACGCATAGAAGATTTTGCGCCAGGCGGGGGATTTGTATTTACACCGGTACACAATGTCCAGGCCGACGTTCCTCCTGAAAACTACATGGCGATGTGGGAAGCCTGGGAAGAATATGGTAAGTATTGA
- a CDS encoding ABC transporter permease: MNSMRILKKYGTILGFVILCIIFSLLSPVFLTVSNLTMVLLQGSMLTIIALGTTAVMAAGGFDMSFGAVCGLVGVLVAGMLVKGVPIVLAIFIGILIGAFMGSINGLLVTVVGISDFVATLATMSIARGLNYFYTKGDPIFMGIPQEFKIIGQGKIGLIGYPVIIMFVILICLYIFMNHTVTGRQIYAVGGNKVAAKISGINVRWIRILTFIIGGAAAGLTAVIVTSRLGSGQPLAGDGFLMDGLAAVFLGMTMFKEGEPHIMGTFFGALIMGVLVNGLNLLGVQYFFQDILKGLIILAAVALTATGQPKD; this comes from the coding sequence ATGAATAGCATGCGGATTTTAAAGAAATATGGAACTATACTAGGCTTTGTAATACTATGTATCATTTTTTCCCTCCTTTCTCCGGTGTTTTTAACGGTTTCTAACCTGACGATGGTATTGCTGCAGGGCAGCATGTTAACGATTATTGCTTTAGGTACAACGGCGGTAATGGCTGCCGGCGGCTTTGACATGTCCTTTGGTGCAGTTTGCGGTTTAGTCGGTGTGCTTGTAGCCGGCATGTTAGTGAAAGGGGTGCCTATAGTTTTAGCAATATTCATTGGTATACTTATAGGCGCATTCATGGGTAGCATTAATGGTCTTCTGGTAACCGTGGTAGGAATATCCGACTTTGTGGCAACATTGGCTACTATGTCTATTGCCAGGGGTCTTAACTATTTCTACACTAAGGGCGACCCAATTTTTATGGGTATTCCTCAAGAGTTTAAAATTATTGGACAAGGAAAAATTGGCTTGATCGGTTATCCGGTCATCATTATGTTTGTAATTTTAATTTGCCTGTATATTTTTATGAATCATACGGTAACTGGGCGGCAGATCTATGCAGTGGGTGGTAACAAGGTAGCTGCTAAAATTTCCGGTATTAATGTGCGCTGGATAAGAATTTTAACTTTTATTATTGGCGGTGCGGCAGCAGGTCTAACGGCAGTAATAGTAACATCCAGGTTGGGATCCGGCCAGCCGCTTGCCGGCGATGGTTTTTTAATGGACGGCCTGGCAGCGGTTTTCCTGGGGATGACCATGTTTAAGGAGGGTGAACCCCATATCATGGGTACCTTTTTCGGTGCTCTAATAATGGGTGTATTGGTAAATGGATTAAACCTCTTAGGGGTTCAGTATTTCTTCCAGGATATTTTAAAAGGGTTAATAATCCTTGCTGCTGTAGCTTTGACGGCTACCGGGCAGCCTAAGGACTAA
- a CDS encoding sugar ABC transporter ATP-binding protein, whose product MQDNILEMNAITKLFPGVKALDSINFSLRKGEIHALVGENGAGKSTLIKILGGVYSYDSGEILVEGKKVEYKSPREAADVGISIIHQDLNLVHYMSVAENLFMGRKPPKNAFGLVNWKELNKQSREMLAVVGLQDMVDKPVGQLSVAQQQLLQIGRGLSRGAKLVVFDEPTACLSRTEVENLFKVIRSLKEKGTSVIYVSHRMEEIFELADRVTVLRDGKMAGVYNIREVTVQQIINKMLGKEMVSDGGRASCVTEKVLLKASGLSSDTGVEDVSFELHEGEVLGLAGVVGSGRTEVARLLFGIDQLTRGSIEVDGQDLTKNSIGRAIKAGLALVPENRRSEGLVTSLNVKENITMVSLKDFSRGGLIQHKREAQVVKNLINSLSIRPGVPGRLTKYLSGGNQQKVVLAKWLAGKKPKVFIFDEPTQGIDVGSKAEVHQLIDDLAKNGAGIILISSDMQELLNLSDRILVMVRGKIVKSLRREEATANKILEYAMRKENNAQNE is encoded by the coding sequence TTGCAGGACAACATTCTTGAAATGAACGCAATAACCAAGTTGTTTCCTGGTGTTAAAGCTCTGGATAGTATTAATTTTTCTTTGCGAAAAGGGGAAATCCATGCTTTAGTTGGTGAAAATGGCGCTGGGAAATCGACTTTAATTAAAATTCTGGGTGGAGTTTATTCTTATGATAGCGGAGAAATTTTAGTCGAAGGTAAAAAAGTAGAGTATAAAAGTCCAAGAGAAGCAGCAGACGTTGGAATAAGTATTATTCACCAGGATTTAAACCTTGTGCACTATATGAGTGTAGCTGAAAACCTATTCATGGGAAGAAAACCGCCCAAGAACGCTTTCGGCCTGGTTAACTGGAAAGAACTTAACAAGCAAAGCCGGGAAATGTTAGCTGTTGTTGGTTTGCAGGATATGGTGGATAAACCTGTGGGCCAACTGAGTGTGGCCCAACAGCAGTTGCTGCAGATAGGCCGTGGGTTGTCGAGGGGAGCAAAGCTGGTTGTTTTCGATGAACCTACTGCCTGTTTAAGCCGTACTGAGGTAGAAAATCTTTTTAAAGTAATACGTTCCTTAAAAGAAAAAGGAACTTCTGTGATCTACGTTTCTCACCGGATGGAGGAGATTTTTGAGCTGGCTGACCGTGTAACAGTATTAAGGGATGGAAAAATGGCAGGAGTATATAATATCCGTGAGGTTACAGTGCAGCAGATCATCAACAAAATGCTGGGCAAGGAAATGGTCAGCGATGGAGGTAGAGCAAGCTGTGTAACAGAAAAAGTGCTGTTAAAGGCAAGTGGACTTTCCTCTGATACCGGCGTGGAAGATGTAAGTTTTGAGCTCCACGAGGGAGAGGTCCTGGGCCTGGCCGGAGTTGTCGGCTCCGGAAGGACAGAAGTAGCCCGGCTTTTATTTGGCATAGACCAGTTGACCAGAGGAAGCATCGAAGTAGACGGGCAGGATTTAACAAAAAATTCCATCGGGAGAGCTATTAAGGCAGGCTTGGCGTTAGTGCCTGAGAACAGGCGTTCTGAAGGTCTGGTGACCAGTTTAAATGTTAAAGAAAACATTACCATGGTCAGCTTAAAAGACTTTTCCCGCGGTGGTTTAATCCAACATAAAAGGGAAGCACAGGTTGTCAAGAACTTGATCAATTCGCTCTCCATCAGGCCGGGAGTGCCCGGCAGGTTGACCAAGTACCTCAGTGGCGGCAACCAGCAGAAAGTAGTATTAGCCAAGTGGCTGGCTGGAAAGAAGCCGAAGGTTTTTATATTTGATGAACCTACACAGGGAATTGATGTGGGCTCAAAGGCGGAAGTCCATCAGCTAATTGACGATTTGGCAAAAAACGGAGCCGGTATTATATTGATTTCGTCCGATATGCAAGAACTGCTTAACTTAAGTGATAGAATTTTGGTTATGGTCCGGGGAAAGATAGTGAAAAGCTTAAGGAGAGAAGAAGCTACAGCAAATAAGATCTTGGAATATGCGATGAGAAAGGAGAATAATGCGCAAAATGAATAG
- a CDS encoding sugar ABC transporter substrate-binding protein yields MLRKWFSIIMVLVLVLSIVGCSAQTANNAGDSTSTGTETQQESDKSQGETPKGNKDIKVGIVVNGQGNFFNTGIYQETIRLVKEMGGTPVALDSLGQREKMLSDLESLIQQNVDAIIVLLGDPTFLEPALKQAKEKNIPWISVASGFHPLVDLQIDSNDWANGAKIGAYLAARLGGKGKIVEIYGDLIMPTRARAEGLRAVLKEYPEIQIVERHSYAWPNFLDDTRKYMETILQKYPNPGDISAVFAAFDGAGMGAVQAIEAAGRNEIFVVGVDGDPAAYENMRNKGAFAATAAHDLKGMAEKAVEWAFKLAQGEKPPTKMIFIDGPVITQENVPAAE; encoded by the coding sequence ATGTTGCGTAAATGGTTTTCAATTATTATGGTTCTCGTGTTGGTTTTGTCAATCGTTGGCTGTTCAGCCCAAACTGCAAACAACGCCGGTGACTCTACTTCAACCGGAACAGAGACCCAGCAGGAGTCGGACAAGTCACAAGGAGAAACACCCAAGGGGAATAAGGATATTAAAGTTGGAATTGTTGTAAATGGTCAAGGAAACTTTTTTAATACCGGTATCTATCAAGAAACCATCCGGTTAGTTAAAGAAATGGGCGGCACTCCTGTCGCTTTGGACAGCCTTGGCCAGCGTGAAAAAATGTTAAGTGACCTGGAAAGCCTTATTCAACAGAATGTGGACGCGATTATTGTGCTTTTAGGCGACCCTACTTTCCTGGAACCGGCTTTAAAACAGGCTAAAGAAAAGAATATACCATGGATAAGCGTGGCCAGTGGTTTTCATCCTTTAGTAGACTTGCAAATTGACTCTAATGATTGGGCTAACGGCGCTAAGATAGGTGCTTACCTGGCTGCCAGACTGGGTGGAAAAGGGAAAATCGTAGAAATTTATGGCGACTTGATTATGCCTACCAGGGCTAGAGCTGAGGGTTTACGCGCTGTGTTAAAGGAATATCCGGAAATTCAAATTGTTGAAAGACACTCTTATGCTTGGCCCAATTTCTTGGATGATACAAGAAAATATATGGAAACTATATTGCAAAAATATCCTAACCCCGGCGACATTAGCGCTGTTTTTGCAGCATTCGACGGAGCGGGCATGGGAGCTGTTCAAGCGATTGAAGCCGCAGGCCGTAACGAGATCTTCGTAGTAGGTGTCGACGGTGATCCTGCTGCTTACGAGAATATGAGGAATAAAGGGGCATTTGCTGCCACTGCAGCCCATGATCTAAAAGGAATGGCTGAAAAAGCGGTAGAGTGGGCCTTTAAGCTGGCTCAAGGTGAAAAACCGCCAACAAAGATGATTTTTATTGACGGCCCGGTAATTACCCAGGAAAACGTTCCAGCAGCCGAGTAA
- a CDS encoding bifunctional 4-hydroxy-2-oxoglutarate aldolase/2-dehydro-3-deoxy-phosphogluconate aldolase — MSKIKILQKIYGQKIIAVCRGIGPNEILPVVQALLRGGISIVEITADTPGAVIAVEKVVNEYKDSVVVGLGTVLEAGTALKGILAGAEFIVSPVYDQETVALANKHGKVSIAGALTPTEIINSYQNGADLVKVFPANLGLEYFKALRGPLSNLPLVPSGGISEHNLKQYIEAGAAAVCIGGSLTDRRLLTEGNYQEITQRAATLVRAIQ; from the coding sequence ATGTCAAAAATAAAAATTTTGCAAAAGATCTACGGGCAGAAAATAATTGCAGTATGCCGGGGCATTGGGCCTAATGAAATCCTTCCTGTTGTACAAGCTCTTTTACGGGGAGGAATAAGCATTGTAGAGATAACCGCTGATACTCCAGGGGCTGTAATTGCAGTTGAAAAAGTAGTTAATGAATATAAGGACAGTGTTGTAGTAGGTTTAGGTACTGTGCTGGAAGCGGGTACTGCCCTGAAGGGAATATTAGCTGGTGCGGAGTTTATTGTAAGTCCTGTATATGATCAGGAGACGGTAGCGCTGGCAAACAAACATGGTAAGGTGTCAATAGCAGGAGCCCTGACCCCTACGGAGATAATAAATTCCTATCAGAATGGTGCTGACCTTGTGAAGGTATTTCCGGCCAATTTGGGGCTGGAGTATTTTAAGGCTTTGAGGGGTCCTTTAAGCAATTTACCGTTAGTCCCAAGCGGCGGCATTAGTGAGCACAATCTAAAACAATATATTGAAGCAGGTGCTGCTGCCGTTTGCATAGGTGGAAGTTTAACTGACAGGCGCCTATTGACTGAAGGTAATTATCAGGAAATTACACAAAGGGCTGCAACACTTGTTCGAGCAATTCAGTGA
- a CDS encoding sugar kinase encodes MPEVVTLGETMVLFNPVENSPLRYVHYFSKHVAGAESNVAIGLTRLGHSVGWISRLGNDEFGRYIYNFLRGEGVDVSQVKFDPAAPTGIFFKERLGLGETKVYYYRRDSAASRLKPEDLDREYIAGARYLHITGITPALSPTCYETVKAAVNMAKEAGVKVILDPNIRLKLWSKEEARKVILELCSKADIILPGLSEGEILLGKNTPEDIAKELLGLGAQIVVVKIGAGGAYYASPDEEGLEPGFRLPQVIDNVGAGDGFAAGFIAGILKGTTLKEAVRIANAVGAFATTVKGDIEALPTLEQLESFLGTRKQVDR; translated from the coding sequence ATGCCTGAAGTCGTAACATTAGGAGAAACCATGGTTTTGTTCAACCCTGTTGAAAACAGCCCCTTGCGCTATGTGCACTATTTTTCTAAGCATGTGGCCGGAGCGGAATCTAACGTCGCTATCGGTTTAACAAGATTGGGACATAGTGTAGGGTGGATCAGCAGACTGGGCAATGATGAATTCGGCCGGTATATTTATAATTTCCTGCGAGGCGAAGGAGTTGACGTTTCGCAGGTGAAGTTTGACCCTGCGGCACCTACGGGAATATTCTTTAAAGAACGCCTTGGGTTAGGTGAAACAAAAGTATATTACTACCGCCGGGATTCAGCAGCCAGCCGCCTTAAGCCGGAAGATTTAGACAGGGAATATATTGCCGGAGCCCGGTACCTGCATATTACGGGCATTACCCCGGCCCTTAGCCCTACCTGTTATGAAACTGTTAAAGCTGCTGTAAATATGGCAAAAGAAGCAGGGGTCAAGGTAATCCTGGACCCGAACATCCGACTAAAACTTTGGAGCAAAGAAGAGGCAAGAAAAGTTATACTTGAACTCTGTTCTAAAGCAGATATCATTTTGCCTGGTTTGAGTGAAGGTGAAATACTTCTGGGGAAAAACACACCGGAAGACATAGCAAAAGAGTTGCTGGGTCTTGGAGCCCAGATAGTGGTGGTGAAGATTGGGGCCGGGGGCGCTTATTACGCCTCACCTGATGAAGAGGGCTTGGAGCCCGGGTTTCGTTTGCCGCAAGTAATTGATAATGTAGGAGCGGGGGATGGCTTTGCCGCAGGTTTTATAGCTGGGATCTTAAAAGGTACAACTTTGAAAGAAGCAGTCCGGATAGCCAACGCAGTTGGCGCTTTTGCCACAACGGTCAAAGGCGATATTGAAGCCCTTCCCACTCTGGAGCAGTTAGAGTCGTTCCTGGGTACAAGGAAGCAAGTGGACCGATAG
- a CDS encoding bifunctional 4-hydroxy-2-oxoglutarate aldolase/2-dehydro-3-deoxy-phosphogluconate aldolase translates to MQKVLDIIKDTGLVAIIRGINIDSIKHTVQSLAAGGVRVLEVTFNTPGAEEMIRYLSKLPETEIMVGAGTVLDVETAKIAIQAGARFMLCPHLDPQIIELGYSAGIPVIPGVFSPSEFVEAWKAGAEMVKVFPAATLGAETIASALAPLAPVEIMAVGGVTLNNAGQFIEAGSAALGVGSELVDKKALTAGDYEAITLKAKKFFTQIQEARAKRGGINA, encoded by the coding sequence ATGCAAAAGGTTCTTGATATTATTAAGGATACTGGTTTAGTAGCAATTATCAGGGGTATTAATATTGACTCCATAAAGCATACTGTGCAAAGCCTGGCTGCCGGAGGAGTTAGGGTACTGGAGGTAACCTTTAACACTCCGGGGGCGGAAGAAATGATCCGGTATTTAAGTAAGTTACCTGAAACTGAGATTATGGTCGGCGCGGGGACTGTATTAGATGTTGAAACAGCAAAAATTGCGATTCAAGCCGGAGCACGTTTTATGTTATGCCCCCATTTGGACCCACAAATAATTGAACTTGGATATAGTGCCGGCATACCTGTAATTCCGGGAGTCTTCTCACCTTCCGAGTTTGTGGAAGCTTGGAAGGCGGGAGCAGAGATGGTAAAAGTTTTTCCAGCGGCCACTTTAGGCGCAGAAACTATAGCTTCGGCATTAGCGCCGCTTGCTCCGGTGGAAATAATGGCTGTTGGCGGAGTAACGCTAAACAATGCCGGCCAATTTATCGAAGCCGGCAGCGCCGCCTTAGGAGTGGGCAGCGAACTAGTGGACAAGAAAGCTTTGACAGCAGGTGATTATGAAGCCATAACGTTAAAGGCAAAAAAATTTTTCACCCAAATACAAGAGGCGAGGGCCAAAAGGGGGGGAATAAATGCCTGA
- a CDS encoding aminopeptidase, with amino-acid sequence MQVLEAAEKALSGCLKISKGEKALVVSDRTDCQVALALYQAAEKLGAEPAFIKFKPRQNHGEEPPSPVAAAMAASDVIVMPTDKSLSHTNARKNACAKGARVASMPTITMELFLRAMAADYHGIAKRTKLYGEFLSKGNFVQITSPAGTDLTFSIAGRTAELDTGILDKPGMSSNLPAGEAFIAPVEGTAQGILVFDGSLAGVGLLKEPLVLEVKDGYVQKVVSGGQGKESLERMLKQKPVAARNIGEFGIGTNDKAQLSGNILEDEKVLGTVHVALGANHTFGGNVEVDFHVDGIILNPTVKIDSKIIMDNGKLFAEELPRE; translated from the coding sequence ATGCAGGTCTTGGAAGCGGCAGAAAAGGCGTTGAGTGGGTGTTTAAAAATTTCAAAAGGCGAAAAGGCACTGGTAGTATCAGACCGGACAGACTGCCAGGTGGCTCTGGCTTTATACCAGGCAGCGGAGAAATTAGGGGCTGAGCCTGCATTTATAAAATTCAAGCCCAGGCAAAATCATGGTGAAGAGCCGCCGTCACCTGTAGCAGCAGCCATGGCGGCCAGTGATGTGATCGTAATGCCTACTGACAAATCCCTAAGTCATACCAATGCTCGAAAAAATGCATGTGCCAAAGGGGCCCGGGTAGCCAGCATGCCCACGATCACAATGGAGCTTTTTCTGAGAGCCATGGCCGCCGACTACCATGGGATTGCAAAACGAACAAAATTATATGGGGAATTTTTATCCAAAGGTAATTTTGTACAAATCACCAGCCCGGCAGGAACAGATTTGACGTTTTCCATTGCAGGCCGGACAGCCGAGCTGGATACGGGTATCTTGGACAAACCCGGAATGAGCAGCAACCTGCCGGCTGGAGAAGCATTTATAGCCCCTGTTGAAGGTACGGCTCAAGGAATACTGGTTTTTGACGGTTCCTTGGCCGGCGTGGGTCTGTTAAAAGAGCCACTGGTCTTAGAGGTGAAAGATGGTTACGTTCAGAAAGTCGTTTCCGGGGGCCAGGGCAAAGAATCGTTGGAAAGAATGTTGAAGCAAAAGCCTGTTGCTGCCAGGAACATTGGAGAGTTTGGCATTGGGACCAATGACAAAGCGCAGCTCTCAGGCAACATCCTGGAAGATGAAAAAGTGCTGGGTACAGTTCATGTTGCCCTGGGGGCCAACCATACCTTTGGAGGCAATGTCGAAGTGGATTTTCATGTAGACGGCATTATCTTAAACCCTACAGTAAAAATAGACAGCAAAATAATAATGGATAATGGGAAGCTTTTCGCTGAGGAACTTCCCCGGGAGTAG
- a CDS encoding MoaD/ThiS family protein: MIKIVFKYLAGVEQHLVNAPAELELDEHTPVSKVLEFLSGLQGEKMEQFFNAKLVILNGKNIRYLDGYQTTLQEDGTITIMPLLAGG, from the coding sequence GTGATTAAAATTGTTTTCAAATACTTGGCAGGGGTGGAACAACACTTAGTTAATGCGCCGGCAGAACTGGAATTGGATGAGCATACTCCAGTTAGCAAGGTGCTGGAGTTTCTATCTGGCTTGCAAGGGGAGAAAATGGAACAGTTTTTTAACGCTAAACTGGTGATTTTAAACGGCAAAAATATACGGTATTTAGACGGCTACCAGACAACATTGCAGGAAGATGGAACAATCACCATCATGCCGTTGTTGGCTGGAGGTTAA
- a CDS encoding DUF917 domain-containing protein → MAEYIIKMEDVDPLMEGLAILGTGGGGNPEWGRAIMKKDLEAGKEYKIVDPEDVADDALITSGGIMGSVKTLESMSMEELLKGWDERFEIVEALKCLERLYNRKVSHIVPFEVGGLNTPVMFAVAARTGITVINGDALGRCAPETQMTSFIGHGISLTPMPLADHKGNTIIVTESANSIFPDQIGRWMVTNGGGLGGNVHYPMSGAELKRAVVPKTITKAMEIGKIVIKAREKGQDPVKAFIEYSNGIHFLKGQVVKVSGEDRGGFYLTVVELQGQGLFEGHQAKLVIKNETMALWVDGELKVLFPDMVCMLTEDGRGIMSVEIKEGMVMNLVGMPCHPRLRASATSDIGQEAFSPARYGFPELVYQPLEELNKK, encoded by the coding sequence GTGGCTGAATACATTATAAAAATGGAAGATGTAGACCCTTTGATGGAAGGCCTTGCCATTTTGGGCACCGGAGGCGGGGGAAACCCGGAATGGGGCAGGGCAATTATGAAAAAGGATTTGGAAGCGGGTAAAGAGTACAAAATCGTGGACCCGGAGGATGTGGCAGATGACGCCCTCATAACTTCGGGAGGCATAATGGGTTCAGTTAAAACTCTGGAAAGCATGAGTATGGAAGAGCTGTTAAAAGGCTGGGACGAGCGTTTCGAAATAGTTGAAGCTTTGAAATGTTTGGAGCGGCTTTATAACAGAAAAGTGAGCCATATCGTGCCTTTTGAAGTAGGAGGATTAAACACCCCTGTGATGTTTGCTGTAGCAGCCAGGACAGGCATTACTGTAATTAACGGTGATGCCCTGGGACGGTGTGCCCCTGAGACACAGATGACTAGTTTCATCGGTCACGGCATATCCCTTACCCCTATGCCGCTGGCAGACCATAAGGGGAATACAATTATTGTTACAGAAAGTGCCAATTCCATTTTTCCTGACCAGATTGGTCGTTGGATGGTAACAAATGGCGGAGGGTTAGGAGGTAATGTCCATTACCCCATGAGCGGTGCCGAGCTCAAGCGTGCGGTGGTGCCCAAAACTATTACCAAAGCAATGGAAATAGGCAAGATCGTTATTAAGGCCCGAGAAAAAGGCCAGGACCCGGTTAAAGCATTTATTGAGTATTCCAATGGAATCCACTTCTTAAAAGGACAAGTAGTAAAAGTGTCCGGGGAAGACCGTGGGGGTTTCTATTTGACAGTGGTGGAACTGCAGGGACAAGGTCTGTTTGAGGGACACCAAGCCAAATTAGTAATCAAAAATGAAACAATGGCCCTTTGGGTGGACGGAGAGTTGAAAGTCTTGTTCCCGGATATGGTCTGCATGCTGACTGAAGATGGCAGGGGTATCATGAGTGTTGAGATTAAAGAGGGAATGGTTATGAATTTAGTGGGCATGCCCTGCCATCCCCGGCTGCGCGCCAGTGCAACCTCAGACATCGGGCAAGAAGCTTTCAGCCCTGCCCGTTATGGTTTTCCCGAATTAGTATACCAGCCGTTGGAGGAACTTAATAAGAAATAG